The Zea mays cultivar B73 chromosome 7, Zm-B73-REFERENCE-NAM-5.0, whole genome shotgun sequence DNA segment TCTCTCTCATCAAAGGATTGCCTAAACTAAAATATGAGAAAGATCTTGTTTTCCACTATTGTCGTCATGGAAAGATGTTTGTTGCTTCACACAAGCAACCCAGTGAGTTGCTACACATGGACACAGTTGGTCTAGCTCGGGTTTGCTCTCTTGGGGGGGGAAGTGATATGTTTTGATCATTATTGATTTCTCTCGCTACTCGTGTGCTTTTCATGGAGACAAAGGACAAAGCTTTTTCTCATGCTCGAGATATGTGGTAGTAGTTGGTGATGGTGACGTCCCTTTTGGTGAAGGTGTGAAAGGCGACATCAAGGAAGAGGGCACGAGTTTCACGGTTGCCGAGGAACTGTGGCTCGAGGTCAAGCTAGGTGGTGTTGGTGGGGGCGCCACGCTCAACGATGGCTTAGGTGAGCTCGTCAGAGACGATGTTGATGATCCATGTCCGTACAACGCAATCCATACAGACCTGGTCAGGGGAGTCGAGGCAGAAACAACAGAGAGGACATGGCTCTCGAGGGAGTATCGGCCGATGGCGAGGAGGAAAGCCTCGTGCCAGGGGTGTAAAATGTCGAGGACAAGAGGCACGAGCACATGAATGTTCTGCACGACAacaacctgtgcatgaagattgaGTGTGGTGGCCTCATGAAGGGCATCACAGATGTGTGGCGCGTCGGGGGCAAAGGCATTGTCCTCAGGGTCATTCTCATCAAGGTTGACGTCACCCGGAGACAACTCGATCGCAACACACACACGAGTGACGTGGTCTAGAGCGGCACAAATGTGATCATCTATGGTGTCGCGAGTGACCTAGGTTGTGCGCTCGCGTTCCTCCTTAGCAAGGCAAGCCTCATTAGACTATTGGAGAGCGACGGTGGTGGTGGCCAGATCAATGGTGATCGTGTTGGGCACCGATGGCTGCGCTTGAAGCAGTGACACTAGGAGGCGGTGCAAGAGGGTCGCCAGCCATAGCAGCCGGTGCGACGGATGACATGCATGCAGGGAGCAGCAGTGGCAAGAAGTGAAAGGCTAAACCTAGGCGAATGATACCATGAATGCAATAGAGATAGTGCAGAATAATGGATTGATTGATTGATTGGAGAGACCTATGTACATATTTATAGGGGAGAGATCTCGTGGCTTATGGAAACAGAACCAAACAAGATCTCCCTGTATCTTTCTAACCGTATACAAGGATCAGGACGACTATACCTAGCATGTATCCATACCATATATACACACACAATATATGGCAGTCTAACACTTGGAACCTTTAGCAGGTTTGGTTAAACTAGCGTTGCCTAGATGGCTCAAGCCATGAGATGCTTGCCAGCTCAGGTGAGCCAATTTGGCTCTCCCGGAGCAGCAAGGAAAATCTTGCCAGCGTGGATAGTGAGACAGAAGAAGTGCAGGATCCAAACAGCTAGCTAAGTCTAATTTCTTGCTTGGCTAGGCACAACAGTGTTTGGCAAATCTTCCAAGCACACCTGAAAACATCGATCATTTGCTGATCTCCTGTGTGTTCTCAAGAGTGTTTTGGTACAACCTCTTGAGAAAGTTTGGGCTGCATAGCTTATCCCCTCAGCAAGCGGAGGCTTCCTTCTTTGACTGGTGGGAGAGATCTTCGGCTCAGGTCCTCAGTCTGGGAAAGAAAGGATTGGATTCTCTTATTGCCTTAGGGGCCTGGATGATCTGGAATCATAGGAACAAGGTGGTGTTTGATGACAGGACCCCTTGTATCTCCTTCCTCCTTCAGGCTGCTGGTGAGGAAAGGGAGAAATGGCAAATGGCTGGTGCCAAAGGTCTTTCCTTCTTGGCCGGCCAAGCTTCCTAGCTCCTAGGGCTGTGATTTTTTAGTTTTGATCCTTATGGATAGTTTTGTGTATGCCTGCTTCTGGCCTCCATAAGGAGTGTGTTGTATCTGGGTCCTTTCTGGCCCCCCCTATCCCCTCTACTTTAATATATGggtgcgcagttctcctgcgctatTTTCGGGGAAAAAATGTCGCAAACATACAAAACAGTTTTTCAAATAGATAAGGAAAATAGTTACACCTTCCATCAGTACCACATGTAAACATTTGATATCAAATCATTAAAATTCAAATATGCAATTACCCTCTTAATGAAAATGTGCTTAGGCCTTAGGCATGGTTGCGAAAAAATGCAATAACCTGGAAGGGCAATGAAGGCAAGGGATCAGGATCAAATAAAAGATCATCGTCTTTCCGTCCCAAGTACATTTTAGCATCCAAACGTGACTTCCCTTCCAagtaaataaaagataagacatacTGTCGGCAGAAGTGATCCCTCAGTTTGTCCAATGAATGCTGCAAATTACGTTTCCACTCTTTGTATTCCATGGCATATATGGACCCAGGGCCAAGGCCTTCGCTTGATCCACCAGCTCCTTTCTTCTCAGCTTGTATGTCAAAGAACTTGGATACAGCAGCTGGCAATAACTCATCTGCTACAGTGTATGCTGTTCCAATTAGTGTAAGTTGTTGCGCATCACTTTCAGCTTTAAGTTCAATAGGCTCTTTTGACTCCAGTAGATTATCATCTTCAGAAGGCCCAGGCAAGACTTTGATCAGTGTTTCTACATATCTATCAAAAAGCTGGATAAATTTATTCAGAATTGCTCCACCAAAGTGAACTATGGTCATTGGGAGGATCTGATCCAAAACATCCTATAAGGaggatatgcatatatatcaGCTGCTTCAGTGTATCAGATAGCAGGTGAAGTAGAGAACTTTGCAAAACAATCAAATAAACCACAAAGCATAGTAATCCATGTTCCAGTGAAAGATTATTCTATTCATATTTTTGAATGCTGGCACATAAGTGCATAACCAGTAAACTGACTGCAGTAGCATGGTTTCTACACAAACCCATCAGGCCATCACTCACGAGTCAAGAAAATGCATTACATCTATTTATCCTAGATATTTTCATGCAGAGAGCTATTGCTATTGTGTATGGTTGCTTGTGCCAAGTACACATATGTAGAGAATAGAGAGTGTGCAGACTGCTTGTGTCTGTTATAATTTAAAGACTGAGTGGATTCTAGAAATACTCAAATGCTCATTGATTGCAAGTTGTTCAACTCTGTAAGAATTCACTGGGTGTAGTACATCTAAAAAATTATAAGGGTACCTCACACACCCATTGCTGCAAGGATCACAAATGACTTTTAGTGGATAGTGTGGTAAGCTGACGTGGAAGAATAAATGCATGTTAGTGGATGACATGGCTTGTTGATATCGATAGCTTGCATGAATAGATAGGTGTCGTAATTGCATGCTCTAGATATATAGGTATAGACATAGAGATATCAGAAGTCCAACATGACAGCAAGCTGAATTTCCAGACAAGTTAAAACAAAAGGTTGCATTAAGGCAAGTTCACTTAAAAGAGATATCAGAAGATAAGAACCAACGAAGAACTCACATTGACAATGGACATGAACTTTTTTCCACTGCTTGTAAGCATAACATTTGGTGAAACTGCACCAGAGAGCGGTGATCCTTCTTGAGGGGTGAGAAGCAGAATATCATCATTCCTTGCCCCATCCACAATCTTTCTCCTCACCCTTCTAAAATTCAAATCAAGAACTTCTTCAATATAAGGGCGCAATAGTACCATAAgtaattttgagaatttcagaCCTTGGGATTCTAGACAAGAGCAATGAAAGAGACTAGTTTCGATGCATATACAGGCAGAGCGAAGGGCAGAAACACTCTCAGGCAAAGGAGAATTTTCTTTAACCAAACGCGCAAAGGTTTCGATTTCATATTCAGCCCATTGGATAATCCGGTTTGTATTCATGGGGCTATCTCCAAGTAGCGTATTAGTTTCTTTTGCTGCTTTTGCAATAGCTGAGAAAACAAGCTGTGACAAAGTTGCAGAGTATGTCTCCGTGTAGATTGAACAGTTAGGAAGAAATGCCTCGACACTTTTCTGCAGGCGTGAACCATAAGCTTTTAGAAGTACTTGATGGGCTAAAGAACTTTTGCCTATCTTAATTAAACCAGACAAACACTTCCTTAGTTCATTCATAGATAAAGATGGCTGTCCACAATACCTAACAAGCTGATCCTCAAGAATTGTTTTCCTTTTAACCAGTGCTGTCTTAAAGGCAGTATTATCTGCATTTGATTCTTTACCAGATTCATCTGCAACTAAATATTTCTTCTCTTCAGCTTCCAAAGCAAGAACAGCCTCCTCCATTTTGTGCTCTGCAAGCAAAACGTCTAACTTATCTAGAAAAATAGTTCTGGGATCCTGGGTATCATCAGACAAAATTTCATCAAGTTCAGTTTCAGAGTCTTTTTTTGTTGCATCTTCTTCCTTGCTAGATTTGTGCCAAATGTCGAGCTCACGACACACACCACTCATTAGATCCTGCACAAGAATTCCTTGGGAAGACACATGCTTTTGTAGCTCAATTAACTCTTGTTCTGCTTCAACAACCTCCTCAGAAATTCTGTGCAAATAGTGAAAAGGAGAAAAACATAAGAGAGAAGTAGTTTCAAAAAGAGAGAAAATGAGTACAGAGAAGGGAGTTTTCAAGTATGAGCAAAGGAAACATATTAAATTCTGAATTTTAATTTGTTTCGTTTATTTTTAGAGCAGGAAAAAATAGCCATTAATTTCGTGATTACCTGAGAAAAGCCAGGAACTTTGACTGCCTATTTGCAGACAGGTTTTCAATAGCATCCTTCAACTCCAACAAATCGGAGCAAATTTTCCTGATACCCTGCAAGCACAACAACCACGATCGATGAGTGCCATCACCACACCAATGAGAAACATTTCGCACTGGAAACCACCAGAGCCCTTCTCTGTACCAATCCCGGCAGACAAAGATGCAAGCAGCACTAAACCCTTTGCTTCATCTCAATAAAAAAGAATGACAAGTTAGCCAGATTTTACTTGCAGTTTTTGGTAGAAGAAGGTGATATGCTTTTGTTTGGTTATGCTTCTAGTTTTGATGCGTCGAGGCTCGGTGAGAACATGCTGTGTTACGGAGGGGAAAAACATGGGATTCAAGAATAACAGATAGATACATTCCTCTCCCAACGCGAAATTACCCATCATAACACCATTGTAACGAGTCTAGATCCAAAATTGCGTAATTTCAAGCCCAAGCAGGCCCTGACGCACAGCGACAAAAGAAGCAGGAACTAGCCAGGAATGGTAGCAGGTGAAATTCCCCGCTGTATGCTGGCCGGAATGTAGGAAAACAGCTGAAGCGCGGAGCAAGGCAAGGAAGCAGAAATCGAACCTTCTCGGTCTGAGACTGGTAGGCGGCGTTGATGGAGGACTGCGGGGTGATCCACTCGTGGCCCGGGAACTCCTCCTCCAGCTCCTCCCCGCTGCTGCTCTCCATTCCGCACCTCCGCGCGATCTCAGAAGCCTCCCACAGGACAGAAGCTGGGAAGGAGAGATTTCTCGGCGTACAGCGTGCCGGGAGCGAATGACGAGAGGACGAAGGAGGCGGCGGTGGAGTGGGAGCGGAAGTGGAGTGGAGTGCCGTTACGGGTAGCCACCCACCGGCAGCGACCGGACGGCTACCGTGTATGGGGTTTTCTGGCTTCGCGTGCCCTGGTCCTGCGATAGGTGAGAAACTGTGGGGCGTCGAGTCGTCGACGTCTCGGCGTCAGAAGCAGTCACCTTGTGTTCTTCTCGACTTCCACCGCCCATCCCTGCAAAATAGGTCATGTTCGGTTAAATTTTAGGACTCGTTTGATTACTTTAATCCAAAGACTAAAATTTAGTTGAGTGATTATCTTATTTGGCTTGAGAAACTAAAAGTATCAAAAGTATTAAGGCTTCGTTTGgtttgagggactaaagattggtccctccattttagtctctaaattgtcaAACAATGAAAATAAATGAGTGTTTAaatacactagagctaatagttagtggctaaaattagctaTTGACATCAAACACCCTAGCTAATATTTCAGTCATTAGCTgtttttagtaaattagctactagttatctagctatttgttagctagttAATTTTACTAGcaaatttttagccaactaactattagctctagtacattcaaacacGCCCTAAATTGTTTTAGTCTCTAGTCTCTCAAGTGgtgactaaaagagactaaataATATAAATTTCACTTTTTGCCCCTTGTTTATTTCAGTTGCAGGGAGAATGCTAAGAGGTATTTTAGTcctcttatgattcatttaatgtGTTTTGAATAGTTTTAGTCTATAGAACCAAATAAAGTAGAGACTAAacttgttgacgccttttcggaacgccaatcactcaacaagaaccggcggcggtgctctctggtcaggcgcggacggtccgcggcacagggccggacggtccgcgacctggagcaggggcaaaggttccctgcctgacggccggacggtccgcgccctggggccagacggtccgcacgtgcgcagggggcggcgaaggtcgccggcggcgcctgcatctcgctcccgggagggaccccgtcggggaggagagatcctaggtggtgtctaggctcgggccggccgacctagactcctctaatcggcgtagagtcgaagagaggcgaagaatttggggatcgagaggctaaactagaactagactagaactactcctaattgtgctggaaataaatgcgaaatagaagtgatATTGGTTCGAtcgttgggggttcaatcggtcgtagcccttcatctatataaagggggaggtctggatccgcttccaactgatttccgagttaatcccgtggttttaggtaaccaatcccgcgagaaactaggaaccctaactgattctgcgcacgcgcggaccgtccgcgccaccaccgcggacagtccggaccgcggaccgtccggcctcagggccggaccgtccgcgagacacatttggtgtccaacatatgccccctgccttttggtgaaggttgacgaaccaaaagcatatgaactaaacctgatgtaagtcaccggcttttcaataTTGAGATCATTTAATAAAGCATCAATGTATAACGGCCGTTTTAGAttttatctttctcggccatgaccgtttgatcactgaatcaaaaggaatagaatggaggtgccccccagtatggatagacaaagggactatacatgtaccatggattcatcatcgtactattccatgtttgaacaggataatatactgacaatgagtaaacgggtggaaagtaccctggtctcataggatgaataggtgatgcttgttgtgtcgcctttcgggccgttttgtttacccgtttcgttttagtaggtgaccgaggtttcttcgttgaccgatcacgtagaacggtcttctcgctagtattcttggagagcaactgatcaacagtagagtcagctttgatcagccgaccatTTGTGCTTCGCCGTTGTGTCTCCTTCCCTTTAAGGTTTTGTGTGGAGGCTGACACCTTTGGGCAtaggcggactgtccggcagagttagccgaaccgtctatctgaacaccggaccgtccgcacgtaggtgccagATCATCCGTGATGCTCAGGACGGCTGTCGTGCTTGACtcattaattgtgcctgccccccggtgcctccggactttttagccttatcATCCGGAGCCTTTCgaacaatctccttttgtgatatattcgacgtgcgaggactaccaatgatgatgtctttgcttttgcctttatcggccatttcgggccgaactaagatctttttgcatgcgatatctattgtattaacaggaaatggttgtgtgtccacttgcatttcctgaaaagccaatcggcccttatttatggccgattgtacctgtcgacgaaaaacattacagtcattggtggcatgagaaaaagaattatgccacttacaataagcacgtctctttaattcatctataggagggatagtatgagttaatttaatgttgccatttttaagtagctcatcaaatatcttatcgcatttggcaacattaaagataaatttaatctcttcttgtcgattcttttgaaccggctgtaaggaagaacatgctgaagatttggcctttgttggccaaataaactcagcggtatatacatctgcggattcatcatctgaactatcatGCTCTATTAGATGTACAGTACGGGCgaccgattttgatgtctctttaaatcggctttcacaggctaaagcccgctgatgtagctgggctatcgaaaagaactaggtcccatctaatttgtctcttaagtaggatagcaacccattaaaagctaaccctgctagctctttgtctgcgacatggatccgaaagcatcggtttctagtgtcccggaacctccggatataatcattaaccgattcttcgcgtccttgtcgaactgaagctaagtcagctagtcctaattcatattccccggcaaagaaatgttcatgaaatttactttctaactcattccaggaattaatggaattaggaggcagggcggcgtaccatgcaaaagcggtaccagtaagggatagagaaaataaccgaacacgaaatgcttctccatcggccaattcacctaggtgtgctaggaactggcctatgtgttcgtgtgtgctcctcccattctcaccagaaaacttggaaaattctggtatccttgccccttgtggatacgggacagtgtcaaaccggtgattatacggcttttggtatgattgccctactctggctacactaactccgaacttatctcgaaatagttcagtcatctcttccctaattttttccattgcacccggtggcagaccaccggatcctgggctgtggggctcatttggtcgggtattagtataccgaccttcttgccgtgaccgatcgatagtgttgatcggtCTGTGGTTGTATGGTACgttatggtttaaatatgtagagggcgaaacatactgctgccgtggtgtgtaataatttggtgcatggtgTGCAACAACAGGTTCTGCGTATGCATATCCAGCTTGCCCGGTGGTAAATCCGAACTGACCGGTTGCGTTCGCCATTATCGGGACGCCATGTGGTAGTCCTGGTGCGGGCCCGGACTGTCCGGCAgggaaagccggacggtccgcgtaagggccggacggtccgggcagaagctcagacggtccgaccgcgtccagggtcaccggtctgccaagcagggacggcggtggtcctagggcggccccagactgtccggcagagcaagccggacggtctacatatgggccggacggtccggacagaagctcggacggtccgaccgtgttCATGGGTGCCGATCTACCAAGCAGGGATGGCGGTGGTGGTACTTGTCCtgtatatgagttcatcggcataccatataatggctggggctgcaaatccccatttgttgccaatgtattagacatagatatcctgttactagtctcatatgatggaaaactaggagcaacagacttctccaacgtacgcgttaattttctaattgactcttctaaccctacaatctgttgtttcatttgatcctgctgctgatctacatactgtttaataaattggatgtcgtcgggtttacttacgttggggacttgaagcgaagatagaagagatgcgacgtcggtctctccatgtttgacaactttctggtggcgatccatcgtgtattgtgataagaatctctccctcgcttgacgcatgtagtcctcgtattgctgttgctcatcgGCCGTCAGATTTTCAACAGCCGGCTTTAGGATATTGTCCagggagatatcggtgtgatctttagaaccgtccatttgagggcctgatttttagtagatctaaacaccttccccagcggagtcgccaaaaagtatgttgacgccttttcggagcgccaatcactcaacaagaaccgacggcggtgctctctggtcaggcgcagatggtccgcggcacagggccggacggtccgcgacctggagcaggggcaaaggttccctgcctgacggccggacggtccgcgccctggggccggacggtccgcacgtgcgcagggggcggcgaaggtcgccggcggcgcctggatctcgctcccgggagggaccccgtcggggaggagagatcctagatggtgtctaggctcggccggccgacctagactcctctaatcggcgtagagtcgaagagaggcgaagaatttggggatcgagaggctaaactagaactagactagaactactcctaattgtgctggaaataaatgcgaaatagaagtggtattggttcgatcgttgggggttcaatcggccgtagcccttcatctatataaagggggaggtctggatccgcttccaactgatttccgagttaatcccgtggttttaggtaaccaatcccgcgagaaactaggaaccctaactgattctgcgcacgcgcggaccgtccgcgccaccaccgcggacagtccggaccgcggaccgtccgcgagacaCATTTGGTGTCCAACAAAACTTTAAtctcctaactaaactttagtccgtggactaaaggaaccaaacgaTACCTAAATAAATCATAAGTATTTGGTCCTAGGGACTATCTTATTTGTTAAGTCCCTATTTTAGTCACAGCGTTTGGCAATTTAatgactaaatgagactaaaatatagggactaatttttagtctctcaAATCAAACGTGGCCTTAGTCTCTGGTATATAGTATGTTTGAATACTTATTGTAAGTATTAAACATAGtaaaattataaaactaattatatagATAACGACTAAACAATAAAACAAACTTATTAAGTCCAATTAATTTATGGTTCAGCCATATGATGCTACAATATGTATCTCCTAGTTATAGATTAGTTAGGCTTAAAAATATCTCGTCTTTAGTCTTTAGTTATATAATTaatttataattagactatatcaAATACTCATAATAGACATCCAAACATTTAATGAGATATAGGTTAAATTTTAGTCCCTAGAATCAAACATCTCATAGTTCAATCTTTCTGTTAAAATCCGGCCAAATTTTCATCCAAATGAGCCATAACAGCCTATGATTATAAATATGACATGTTTTTATAATTTTGTACAACTGtagtgtccctgagacttctagtTCATAAGCCGCCTTTTAGAATTTAGAGAAAAAATTGTTGCGTTTCGCTGGTAAAAAAATATTTTCTATAAAATTTCTATACATTTTAAAATAACTCGTGTTCTAAAGAGACCCTAATTATTATTCTACTGTTCTTTGCAATATTACCTATCACATACCAAATATCAGTATGTGCTTTTTTGCTGTGTTTACAATTGTATTTCCAAATAAGGTCAACGGTGCTAATATGACGATATGGTATATATACGGTGTTTGCCCGTATATAGCTTGCATATTTGCTTTGGCTGCTGGTTAGAAAAGCAACTTATCAAGAAACCGGTAAAAAGTTGTTTCTACTTATTACCTACTTTTAGTTCATTCACGGAAACAACTGAACTAATAAACTGCTACTGAAACCAACTGTTTAGTACAATTTTTGCTTAAATTTGTGGTGAAGGATATGTGGAATAAACTGTGCCAAACAGTGCCATAGTCACTGCTAAAGAAATCGATTGTTATAAGGGCATGTTTGGATCAAAGAGGTAAAGTAAAAATGACTAAAGTTTATGTCTTCTTTGGAATAAAGATTAGTAAaatatagagataggaaaaatgtAGGAATACAATTGTATGACACTTACGATTCCATAGAAAAAATTCCAAGAGGTTGGACGTTAGAAATTCTCCAAAATATCACTACAATGGTCTATTTCATATAATTTTTTATAGAATTTATAGAAACTCGTTCCTTTGTTCCAAAGAGTCACATAGGAAACTTTTCTATAGAATTTTAATCCTTCAAAATACCTTCACTTTTCCTTTGTTCCAAAGAGGCCTAGCTAATTAGGAGCTAAAGATCTAAATAGAAAGAGATAAAAGTGACTAAAATGATAAAAAAATATTAATTTAGTCATTTTTAGTTTTTCCTATTTAGATCTTTAGCTCCTACTCTAGTGACTTTTGCTTTAGCTCCTACGATCCAAATAGGCCTTAATATAGAGCCTTATTGTGTGATCGACTTAAGAATTTTTTTGGAATTCACTAAAACACTACTCCGTCCGTtctaatttataatttatttgactTTTTCGTACTAAGTTTGACCGACTCATTTTATTCAAAAAATttataaatattattattattttttaccaTGATATGGTTTAcatataatatactttaagtGTGTCTTTTTTCGTAAGTCAATCAAACTTGGTGCAAGAAAGTCGAACAAATCATAAATTGGGACGTAGGAAGTATTAGAGGTTATTTGAATGCACTAgatctaatagttagttggctaaaaatgttattagaattagctagctaattatTAGCAAATTAGTTAAAAGTAACTAATAGTCAAACTGTTTTGATATCTTCAGCTAACTATTCGCTCTATACATTCATACACCCTTAgggagtgtttgaatgcactaaggGATATTTGAATGCAGTCTAGAGCTAGTAGTCAGTGGCTAAAATTAGCTAGAGACATCCAAACACTCTAGCTAATATTTCAGCTATtatctatttttagtaaattagctacTAGTTAACTAGCTAATTATACTAAcaaatttttagccaactaacttgtCGGCGttttcgaccccgaggggtccctggatcgacgagtaaattgtcgatgCGTGTCCGAGCccaaatgggtcggcgcgagacggaatacAAGGGGGAAtaataaggggaaccgcggctcgtgttgtcctgcgcccaggatggatgcgcttgctgtcggggaccataattaggggtacccccaagactcctaatctcagctgataacccccatcagcacaaagctgcaaaggcctgatgggcgcgattaaggtcaaggctcagtccactcaagggacatgatctcgcctcgcccgagcctagcctcgggcaaaggcagccgacctcggaggattcacgtctcgcccgagggccccctcaagcgacggacacaccttcggctcgcccgagacccagtcttcgcggagaagcaaccttggctagatcgccacgccaaccgaccgtatcgcaggagcatttaatgcaaggatcgcctgacaccttatcctgacgcgcgctcttcagtcgacagagccgaa contains these protein-coding regions:
- the LOC100192999 gene encoding exocyst complex component EXO84C, which codes for MESSSGEELEEEFPGHEWITPQSSINAAYQSQTEKGIRKICSDLLELKDAIENLSANRQSKFLAFLRISEEVVEAEQELIELQKHVSSQGILVQDLMSGVCRELDIWHKSSKEEDATKKDSETELDEILSDDTQDPRTIFLDKLDVLLAEHKMEEAVLALEAEEKKYLVADESGKESNADNTAFKTALVKRKTILEDQLVRYCGQPSLSMNELRKCLSGLIKIGKSSLAHQVLLKAYGSRLQKSVEAFLPNCSIYTETYSATLSQLVFSAIAKAAKETNTLLGDSPMNTNRIIQWAEYEIETFARLVKENSPLPESVSALRSACICIETSLFHCSCLESQGLKFSKLLMVLLRPYIEEVLDLNFRRVRRKIVDGARNDDILLLTPQEGSPLSGAVSPNVMLTSSGKKFMSIVNDVLDQILPMTIVHFGGAILNKFIQLFDRYVETLIKVLPGPSEDDNLLESKEPIELKAESDAQQLTLIGTAYTVADELLPAAVSKFFDIQAEKKGAGGSSEGLGPGSIYAMEYKEWKRNLQHSLDKLRDHFCRQYVLSFIYLEGKSRLDAKMYLGRKDDDLLFDPDPLPSLPFQALFGRLQQLASVAGDVLLGKDKIQKVLLSRLTETVIMWLSNEQEFWDIFDDRSVQLQPSGLQQLILDMHFIVEIAVCGRFPYRPVQQLVSTIITRAVAAFSARGVDPQSVLPEDGWFVDTAKAAIHKLMLGVSGSESEPEPDAEEHIALHGEVSDSEESSGASTVGSEDSFASAKNDDLESPVYFTDPES